Below is a genomic region from Rosa chinensis cultivar Old Blush chromosome 5, RchiOBHm-V2, whole genome shotgun sequence.
GCCTTCCTGTTTCAGTAAACGCTGCTCCCCTGCACAATCAGCCGGAACGATACCCGTCTGATAAGGCTTGCTCCCTCCGATTTGATCTCCCCGCAACCACCAGACCCGAGCCCTTCTCCAACTCTGCGGTACAGCTTCACCCCGAAGCCAATATATGTACTTGCATTGTTGCTTTGCAAATATGATAATTGTTGCTTGGTAAAAGTATTTATAAGAATAATATATTGTTAGCTATTTGACATCTCGAGGTTGGGAAGATTAATCTATGGTACTTTGTAGTAagacctaaaaataaaaaaataacttgAGCGAACAATTTTGAAAGAGGTCGATCTTGAGTTTTTTCATTGCACATAGTAGTCTTCTTTCCCGAAATATCCTAGTTTGGGGATATATAATTGATGGCTTGTTGGTGGAAGTAAGCTGGCTAGGTTCTGTTGCAACAACTCTAGTTTGAAATGGTTGAATTAATTTATTGTTGTTGTGATATCCATCCGTGCATCATATAATGATGATTTTCACTGTAGGAAGATGTGCAACTAATGGTGGATACTGGTTTAGAGGCGTATAGATTTTCCATCTCATGGTCAAGACTTATACCCAGTACGTATATAGTAGTACGTTACCACGTAGGATTAGTCGATCCATAAATTCTATATATAGATTACGTTCATATGAACTGATATTTATTGTATGTACGTGTTGTTGCTCCAGATGGAAGAGGACCTGTGAATCCAAAGGGTCTACAATATTACAACAATCTAATTGACCAACTAATCAGCAAAGGTAACCAAACacgtatatatatgtatgcttGTAAGTTtcatgtatgtgtatatatacacccttccactaagggatttttttttttttggtcatttcaaTGGATCTCTTGTGAAACCCACTTTTCGACCACATTTCAGCAGTTTGgctgtttagttttttttaattataataTGTAAATCACTTCTAGAAATTttaagtcaaattgatgatcgttaagatattCATAATAATAATTTACGTTTctaaacatgaacggttcagctTAGAcatatttggttcgtccattgatttgatctgactcgataccttaacgatcatcaatttagctgaaaattcacagagatgatctacttgTTGAACTGTAAAAagctgaacagtcgagatgccTATATGTGATCGAAAATGGGTCTCATAAGCGATCCcttaaccaaaaacaaaatcccttATTAGAAAGCCCCCAAAATACAGGGCTTtatcttgtgtgtgtgtgtgtgtgtttgtttggtcagttaacaaatcaatttgaagCAAATGCAGGAATCCAGCCTCATGTTACTTTACACCACAGTGATCTCCCACAGGCACTCGAGGATGAGTATGGAGGATGGGTTAGCCCACAGATTGTGTATGTAGAAATAGTATCtcatatgtacacacacacagttatatatatataataaaatttgAATGATCTATCTTGTGGATAAATATTGAATATTGGATTTGATTGGATTCTGATATTGCAGAAAAGACTTCACTGCATATGCAAATGTTTGCTTCGAACAGTTTGGCGATCGTGTTAGGCATTGGACTACTATGAATGAGCCAAATGTATTTGTACTCGGGGGTTATGATATTGGATTCCTTCCACCGTCACGATGTTCAGCTCCATTTGGTTTTAATTGCTCCAAGGGTAACTCCTCAACTGAACCCTACATGGCCATTCATAATTTCTTGCTATCTCATGCATCAGCTGCTGCACTCTACAAGCAAACCTACCAGCACAAGCAGCGTGGGTTTATAGGCATCAATGTATTTGCCTATTGGTTTATTCCTCGAACCGAAACCCATCAAGACAAAGTTGCTGCTCAAAGAGCTTTGGACTTCTACTTTGGTTGGTAAGTACCGGtgattaattgccttaattcaTTATAATTAGTTGATGATCGATATCAAATCGAAGTGATATATGTTTGTCAGGATTATGAATCCTTTGGTGTTCGGAGAGTACCCTCAAGTAATGAAAGAGAATGCAGGCTCTAGGCTTCCGACGTTCACCAGTGCTGAGTCTTCAAAGGTCAAAGGCTCGTTGGACTTCATCGGACTGAATTACTATAACACATTGTATGCCAAGGACAACTCTGCCGCCCTAAACATTCCAAAAAGAGACTATATGGCTGATTCGGCAATCCAGATTTCTCGTATGATGATTTTTACATTCtgattctttttctttaatatttCATTTTCGTTTTGTGTATATCTCGTAAGTGTTTCTTATTACTAATATATTAGATATGCATGCACGCGTGCAGCTTTGGATCTCAATACATCAACGTTTGAGGTATGTACGAACAATTCATTGGTAACTAATTACTTGTAGTTTTGTTAACTGATGCATATATCAGCTAAGCTTAACTAATTGGCTTGGATGGATGAATCAGTATCCGATAACACCTTGGGGTATGGAAGAACTGTTGGAATATATCAAACAAAACTACGGCAATCCTCCCTTATATATCCATGAAAATGGTAACTATTGATTAGTTTTCTCTATCTCGTCGCTCATAG
It encodes:
- the LOC112165308 gene encoding beta-glucosidase 11 isoform X2; translated protein: MSIINTSTVVGHGPHLLLFNKKRSSAPNPAPFNLPQKSCLPVSVNAAPLHNQPERYPSDKACSLRFDLPATTRPEPFSNSAEDVQLMVDTGLEAYRFSISWSRLIPNGRGPVNPKGLQYYNNLIDQLISKGIQPHVTLHHSDLPQALEDEYGGWVSPQIVKDFTAYANVCFEQFGDRVRHWTTMNEPNVFVLGGYDIGFLPPSRCSAPFGFNCSKGNSSTEPYMAIHNFLLSHASAAALYKQTYQHKQRGFIGINVFAYWFIPRTETHQDKVAAQRALDFYFGWIMNPLVFGEYPQVMKENAGSRLPTFTSAESSKVKGSLDFIGLNYYNTLYAKDNSAALNIPKRDYMADSAIQISPLDLNTSTFEYPITPWGMEELLEYIKQNYGNPPLYIHENGQRTRRNSSLEDWSRIEYLHGHIHSLLNVLRNGSNARGYFTWSLLDSLELLDGYESSYGLYYIDLDDPDLKRQPKLSAHWYSKFLKNKNFTPRSVSDADQHYFFQ
- the LOC112165308 gene encoding beta-glucosidase 11 isoform X1; translation: MSLKEMTSLPHRALFLVLPPLLIRWKVLRTKTGEPQASWTPMRMLLHAYSRRVEIITKFKNSGKMHGATGDVACDEYHKYKEDVQLMVDTGLEAYRFSISWSRLIPNGRGPVNPKGLQYYNNLIDQLISKGIQPHVTLHHSDLPQALEDEYGGWVSPQIVKDFTAYANVCFEQFGDRVRHWTTMNEPNVFVLGGYDIGFLPPSRCSAPFGFNCSKGNSSTEPYMAIHNFLLSHASAAALYKQTYQHKQRGFIGINVFAYWFIPRTETHQDKVAAQRALDFYFGWIMNPLVFGEYPQVMKENAGSRLPTFTSAESSKVKGSLDFIGLNYYNTLYAKDNSAALNIPKRDYMADSAIQISPLDLNTSTFEYPITPWGMEELLEYIKQNYGNPPLYIHENGQRTRRNSSLEDWSRIEYLHGHIHSLLNVLRNGSNARGYFTWSLLDSLELLDGYESSYGLYYIDLDDPDLKRQPKLSAHWYSKFLKNKNFTPRSVSDADQHYFFQ
- the LOC112165308 gene encoding beta-glucosidase 11 isoform X3 — encoded protein: MHGATGDVACDEYHKYKEDVQLMVDTGLEAYRFSISWSRLIPNGRGPVNPKGLQYYNNLIDQLISKGIQPHVTLHHSDLPQALEDEYGGWVSPQIVKDFTAYANVCFEQFGDRVRHWTTMNEPNVFVLGGYDIGFLPPSRCSAPFGFNCSKGNSSTEPYMAIHNFLLSHASAAALYKQTYQHKQRGFIGINVFAYWFIPRTETHQDKVAAQRALDFYFGWIMNPLVFGEYPQVMKENAGSRLPTFTSAESSKVKGSLDFIGLNYYNTLYAKDNSAALNIPKRDYMADSAIQISPLDLNTSTFEYPITPWGMEELLEYIKQNYGNPPLYIHENGQRTRRNSSLEDWSRIEYLHGHIHSLLNVLRNGSNARGYFTWSLLDSLELLDGYESSYGLYYIDLDDPDLKRQPKLSAHWYSKFLKNKNFTPRSVSDADQHYFFQ